One Denticeps clupeoides chromosome 10, fDenClu1.1, whole genome shotgun sequence genomic window carries:
- the pnck gene encoding calcium/calmodulin-dependent protein kinase type 1B isoform X2, protein MPLMRDPRKKAEDISAAYELKEKLGEGSFSEVRVAQHIRSRRLVAVKCIRKRALKGKESMLENEIAVLRRINHENIVSLLDTFETPSKLYLVMTLLTGGELLDRILERGSYTERDASRVIRQVLEAVKYLHQLGIVHRDLKPENLLYDTPLEDSKIVISDFGLSKMEDQGVLSTACGTPAYVAPELLQQKTYGKEVDLWALGIISFILLCGYPPFYDENDTQLYKQIIKAEYEFDSPYWDEISDSAKDFIAHLLQKDPEKRYTCEQALQHPCKHTSHRCF, encoded by the exons ATGCCTCTTATGAGGGACCCAAGGAAGAAAGCAGAAGACATCTCAGCCGCGTACGAGCTGAAGGAGAAGCTGGGAGA AGGCTCCTTCTCAGAGGTCAGGGTGGCGCAGCACATTCGCTCCCGCAGGCTGGTGGCGGTCAAGTGCATCCGAAAGAGGGCGCTAAAGGGCAAGGAGTCCATGCTGGAGAACGAGATCGCAGTGCTGCGCAG AATTAACCATGAGAATATAGTTTCCCTATTGGACACTTTTGAGACTCCATCGAAGCTGTATCTGGTGATGACTCT GTTAACAGGCGGGGAGCTGCTAGACAGGATCCTGGAGCGAGGGAGCTACACAGAGCGAGATGCCAGCCGAGTCATCCGTCAGGTGCTGGAAGCTGTGAAGTACCTGCACCAGCTGGGCATTGTCCACAGGGATCTCAAG CCTGAGAACCTGCTCTATGACACACCATTAGAAGATTCCAAGATTGTAATCAGTGACTTCGGCCTGTCCAAGATGGAGGACCAAGGAGTGCTGTCAACCGCCTGTGGGACCCCTGCTTACGTGG CGCCAGAGCTCTTGCAGCAGAAAACATATGGCAAAGAGGTGGACCTCTGGGCCCTCGGCATCATCTCCTTTATACT GCTGTGTGGATACCCGCCATTTTATGATGAGAACGACACACAGCTCTACAAGCAAATCATAAAAGCCGAATACGAGTTCGACTCACCTTACTGGGATGAAATATCTGACTCAG cCAAGGACTTCATAGCACACTTACTGCAGAAGGACCCCGAGAAGAGGTACACATGTGAGCAGGCATTACAGCATCCATG CAAACACACTAGCCATCGTTGTTTCTAA
- the pnck gene encoding calcium/calmodulin-dependent protein kinase type 1B isoform X1 translates to MPLMRDPRKKAEDISAAYELKEKLGEGSFSEVRVAQHIRSRRLVAVKCIRKRALKGKESMLENEIAVLRRINHENIVSLLDTFETPSKLYLVMTLLTGGELLDRILERGSYTERDASRVIRQVLEAVKYLHQLGIVHRDLKPENLLYDTPLEDSKIVISDFGLSKMEDQGVLSTACGTPAYVAPELLQQKTYGKEVDLWALGIISFILLCGYPPFYDENDTQLYKQIIKAEYEFDSPYWDEISDSAKDFIAHLLQKDPEKRYTCEQALQHPWISGGAALEKNIHESVSEQIQKNFARRHWKRAFNATIVVRHLRKKAHETEEERKDGAAESAQPSPLE, encoded by the exons ATGCCTCTTATGAGGGACCCAAGGAAGAAAGCAGAAGACATCTCAGCCGCGTACGAGCTGAAGGAGAAGCTGGGAGA AGGCTCCTTCTCAGAGGTCAGGGTGGCGCAGCACATTCGCTCCCGCAGGCTGGTGGCGGTCAAGTGCATCCGAAAGAGGGCGCTAAAGGGCAAGGAGTCCATGCTGGAGAACGAGATCGCAGTGCTGCGCAG AATTAACCATGAGAATATAGTTTCCCTATTGGACACTTTTGAGACTCCATCGAAGCTGTATCTGGTGATGACTCT GTTAACAGGCGGGGAGCTGCTAGACAGGATCCTGGAGCGAGGGAGCTACACAGAGCGAGATGCCAGCCGAGTCATCCGTCAGGTGCTGGAAGCTGTGAAGTACCTGCACCAGCTGGGCATTGTCCACAGGGATCTCAAG CCTGAGAACCTGCTCTATGACACACCATTAGAAGATTCCAAGATTGTAATCAGTGACTTCGGCCTGTCCAAGATGGAGGACCAAGGAGTGCTGTCAACCGCCTGTGGGACCCCTGCTTACGTGG CGCCAGAGCTCTTGCAGCAGAAAACATATGGCAAAGAGGTGGACCTCTGGGCCCTCGGCATCATCTCCTTTATACT GCTGTGTGGATACCCGCCATTTTATGATGAGAACGACACACAGCTCTACAAGCAAATCATAAAAGCCGAATACGAGTTCGACTCACCTTACTGGGATGAAATATCTGACTCAG cCAAGGACTTCATAGCACACTTACTGCAGAAGGACCCCGAGAAGAGGTACACATGTGAGCAGGCATTACAGCATCCATG GATATCGGGAGGCGCCGCGTTAGAGAAGAACATTCATGAATCCGTCAGCGAACAGATTCAGAAGAACTTTGCCAGGAGGCATTGGAAG AGGGCGTTCAATGCAACAATAGTTGTGCGTCACCTCAGGAAGAAGGCCCATGAAACggaagaagaaaggaaagacGGCGCAGCCGAGAGCG CTCAGCCATCACCCCTTGAGTGA